Proteins found in one Nostoc sphaeroides genomic segment:
- a CDS encoding relaxase/mobilization nuclease domain-containing protein: MIGKQTKGRGFRKLLDYLESREDAKLIGGNMSGRNARELAREFKLSRQLNSDADRVVYHVSLSAAKGDKLDDEKWSEIGDRYMKEMGFDANQFVIFRHHNTDDDHIHIAASRIRMDTGLVVHDSWDYLRSEKVLRQIEQDYELVQVQGSREKLQREQCDFVR, from the coding sequence ATGATTGGGAAGCAGACTAAAGGTAGAGGTTTTCGCAAGCTGTTGGATTATTTGGAATCACGCGAAGATGCGAAACTAATCGGCGGCAACATGAGCGGGAGAAATGCCCGTGAATTGGCGCGGGAATTTAAGCTGTCGAGACAACTAAATTCTGATGCAGACCGAGTTGTTTATCATGTCTCTCTGTCAGCAGCTAAGGGTGATAAATTAGATGATGAAAAGTGGAGCGAAATCGGCGACCGCTACATGAAGGAGATGGGCTTTGATGCCAATCAGTTTGTCATCTTTCGCCACCATAACACCGACGACGACCACATCCACATTGCAGCCAGCAGAATCAGGATGGATACAGGGCTAGTAGTGCATGATTCCTGGGATTATTTACGCTCTGAAAAAGTTCTGCGACAAATTGAGCAAGACTATGAGTTAGTCCAAGTACAGGGCAGTAGGGAGAAGCTTCAACGGGAGCAATGCGATTTTGTGAGGTAG